The following proteins come from a genomic window of Nostoc sp. TCL26-01:
- the mscL gene encoding large conductance mechanosensitive channel protein MscL, which yields MTRVRRRATGFLRDFQEFALKGNVVDLAIAVIIGTAFGKIISSFVEDVIMPLINPLVAVSGKDWRTITVGPGIALGKFFGSIVDFLIIALILFLAIRALQRFKRQEEVTEETPPPEPQLLAQERLTDALDRLTETIEARIERG from the coding sequence ATGACCAGAGTCAGAAGAAGAGCTACAGGATTTCTCAGAGATTTTCAAGAATTTGCCCTTAAAGGTAACGTTGTTGACTTAGCGATCGCTGTCATCATCGGTACTGCTTTTGGTAAAATTATCTCCTCCTTCGTCGAAGATGTGATCATGCCACTCATTAACCCCTTAGTTGCGGTAAGTGGCAAAGACTGGCGCACAATCACAGTAGGGCCAGGGATAGCTCTTGGTAAATTTTTTGGTTCCATCGTTGACTTTCTCATCATTGCTCTCATCTTATTTTTAGCCATCCGCGCTTTACAAAGATTCAAGCGCCAAGAAGAAGTCACCGAAGAAACCCCACCACCAGAACCACAACTTTTAGCCCAAGAACGCCTCACAGATGCCTTGGATAGACTTACCGAGACAATAGAAGCTCGGATTGAGAGGGGATAG